One window of the Peptacetobacter hiranonis genome contains the following:
- the gap gene encoding type I glyceraldehyde-3-phosphate dehydrogenase: MVKVAINGFGRIGRLALRKMMEQPEKFDVVAINDLTDAKMLAHLFKYDTAQGRFNGEIEVKEGAFVVNGKEIQVTAERNPENLPWKELNVDIVLECTGFFTSKDKAEAHIKAGAKKVVISAPATGDLKTIVYNVNSDILDGTETVISGASCTTNCLAPMAKALNDKFTLEKGLMTTIHAYTNDQNTLDGPHPKGDLRRARAAAGNIVPNTTGAAKAIGLVIPELNGKLDGAAQRVPVVTGSLTELVCTLGKKVTVEEVNAAMKEAANESFGYNEDMIVSSDIVGMSYGSLFDATQTRVMEVDGQQLVKVVSWYDNEMSYTSQLIRTLGYFAGLSK; encoded by the coding sequence ATGGTAAAAGTAGCTATAAATGGTTTTGGTAGAATAGGTAGATTAGCATTAAGAAAGATGATGGAACAGCCAGAAAAATTCGATGTAGTGGCAATAAATGACTTAACAGATGCAAAAATGCTTGCACATTTATTCAAATACGATACAGCACAGGGAAGATTCAACGGTGAAATAGAAGTTAAAGAAGGTGCTTTCGTAGTTAACGGAAAAGAAATACAGGTAACAGCTGAAAGAAATCCAGAAAACTTACCTTGGAAAGAATTAAACGTTGATATAGTTCTTGAATGTACAGGATTCTTCACTTCAAAAGATAAAGCAGAAGCTCATATAAAAGCAGGTGCTAAAAAAGTTGTTATATCAGCTCCAGCAACAGGAGATTTAAAAACAATAGTTTACAACGTAAACAGTGATATATTAGATGGTACAGAAACAGTTATATCTGGTGCTTCTTGTACAACAAACTGCTTAGCTCCAATGGCAAAAGCATTAAACGACAAATTCACATTAGAAAAAGGTCTTATGACAACTATACATGCTTACACTAATGACCAGAATACATTAGATGGCCCTCATCCAAAAGGTGATTTAAGAAGAGCTAGAGCTGCAGCTGGAAACATAGTTCCTAACACAACTGGTGCTGCAAAAGCTATAGGTTTAGTTATACCAGAATTAAACGGTAAATTAGACGGAGCTGCACAGAGAGTTCCAGTAGTAACTGGTTCATTAACTGAATTAGTTTGTACTTTAGGTAAAAAAGTTACAGTTGAAGAAGTAAACGCAGCAATGAAAGAAGCAGCTAACGAATCATTCGGATACAATGAAGACATGATAGTATCTTCTGATATAGTTGGTATGAGCTACGGATCATTATTCGATGCTACTCAGACAAGAGTTATGGAAGTAGACGGACAGCAGTTAGTTAAAGTTGTTTCTTGGTACGATAACGAAATGTCTTATACTTCTCAGTTAATAAGAACATTAGGATACTTTGCAGGATTAAGCAAATAA
- a CDS encoding phosphoglycerate kinase yields the protein MSMLNKKTIEDIQVAGKRVLVRCDFNVPLKDGVITDENRLNGALPTIKYLIDHNARVILCSHLGKPKGEAKPELSLAPVAKRLSEMLGQEVKFAADDCVVGENAKKAAAEMKDGEVILLQNTRYRKEETKNEENFSKELASLAEIFVNDAFGTAHRAHCSTVGAGEFLEERACGYLIQKELKFLGEAVETPERPFVAILGGAKVSDKLGVINNLLDKVDTLIIGGGMGYTFLKAMGHEIGNSLCEEDKIDYVKEMMAKAEAKGVKLLLPIDVTYAAKFGENETPMISEGRDIPADCEGLDIGPKTAELFANEVKAAKTVVWNGPMGVFEFKNFAKGTEAVAKAMAETEAVTIIGGGDSAAAVNQMGFGDKMTHISTGGGASLEFLEGKELPGIASLDAK from the coding sequence ATGTCAATGCTTAACAAAAAAACAATCGAAGATATACAGGTTGCAGGTAAAAGAGTATTAGTAAGATGCGACTTCAATGTGCCTCTAAAAGACGGTGTAATAACTGATGAAAACAGATTAAACGGTGCACTACCAACAATAAAATACCTTATAGACCACAATGCTAGAGTAATACTTTGCTCACACTTAGGTAAACCAAAGGGAGAAGCAAAACCAGAATTATCTTTAGCACCAGTAGCAAAAAGATTATCTGAAATGTTAGGACAGGAAGTAAAATTCGCTGCAGATGACTGTGTAGTTGGCGAAAATGCTAAAAAAGCAGCTGCAGAAATGAAAGACGGAGAAGTAATACTACTTCAGAACACTAGATATAGAAAAGAAGAAACTAAAAACGAAGAAAACTTCTCAAAAGAATTAGCATCACTTGCAGAAATATTCGTAAACGATGCTTTCGGTACTGCTCATAGAGCTCACTGCTCAACAGTAGGTGCTGGTGAATTCTTAGAAGAAAGAGCTTGCGGATACTTAATACAGAAAGAATTAAAATTCTTAGGAGAAGCTGTTGAAACTCCAGAAAGACCTTTCGTTGCAATATTAGGTGGAGCAAAAGTTTCTGATAAATTAGGTGTTATAAACAACTTATTAGACAAAGTAGACACACTTATAATAGGTGGAGGAATGGGATATACATTCCTTAAAGCTATGGGACATGAAATAGGAAACTCACTTTGTGAAGAAGATAAAATAGATTACGTAAAAGAAATGATGGCTAAAGCTGAAGCTAAAGGTGTTAAATTATTATTACCAATAGACGTAACTTACGCTGCTAAGTTTGGAGAAAATGAAACTCCAATGATATCTGAAGGAAGAGATATACCAGCTGACTGTGAAGGTCTTGATATAGGACCAAAAACTGCTGAATTATTCGCTAATGAAGTTAAAGCAGCTAAAACAGTTGTATGGAACGGACCAATGGGTGTATTTGAATTCAAAAACTTCGCAAAAGGTACTGAAGCAGTAGCAAAAGCTATGGCAGAAACAGAAGCCGTTACTATAATAGGTGGTGGAGACTCTGCAGCAGCTGTTAACCAGATGGGATTCGGAGATAAAATGACTCACATATCTACAGGTGGTGGAGCATCTCTTGAATTCTTAGAAGGAAAAGAATTACCAGGTATAGCTTCTTTAGACGCAAAATAA
- a CDS encoding polyamine aminopropyltransferase: protein MKKYRLLMLTTLIISGCSICYELIISAVSSYLIGDTTLQYSITIGLYMCAMGLGSYISKYMKNNLFNWFVFIEIGVAIVGGTSALILFYANLYLETYQIVMYIEIIVIGTFVGAEIPILTRIIEDDNENLRVTLSSIFSFDYIGGLVGSIAFPIILLPHLGYFATSFLIGCMNTLAATLIIFKYSDRLINPKVYRISVVILFVVMLLGMLFSDNISSRVEDGLYRDRVIFSKHTKYQHIVMTKHKDDLRLFIDGNIQFSSADEYRYHEALVHVPMSEAKNRDNVLILGGGDGLAVREILKYKEPSITLVDLDKDMVNLCRENKQIKELNKNSLNSNRLTIVNQDAYQFLKNTDKKFDVIIVDLPDPNNESLNKLYTNVFYRLCSNSLTDDGIMTVQSTSPYYAANAFWCINDTLESEGFYVKPYHLQVPSFGDWGFNLASKKKLDDSFEIDVDTRFLDESNLDALFEFGKDEMPKGEVEINSLSKPRLITYYSKAVRNWE, encoded by the coding sequence ATGAAAAAATATAGACTTTTAATGCTTACGACACTTATTATTTCAGGATGTTCAATATGCTATGAGCTTATAATAAGTGCCGTAAGTTCTTATTTAATAGGTGACACAACTCTTCAATACTCTATAACAATTGGATTGTATATGTGTGCAATGGGACTTGGATCTTATATTTCTAAATATATGAAAAACAATCTTTTTAATTGGTTTGTATTTATAGAAATCGGTGTAGCAATAGTCGGTGGTACTTCTGCTTTAATCCTATTCTACGCAAATTTATATTTAGAAACCTATCAGATTGTTATGTATATAGAGATAATAGTGATAGGTACATTTGTCGGTGCAGAAATTCCAATACTTACTAGAATTATTGAAGACGATAATGAAAATCTTAGGGTTACTCTTTCATCTATATTTAGTTTTGACTATATAGGTGGACTTGTTGGATCAATAGCTTTTCCAATTATACTGCTTCCACATCTAGGATATTTTGCAACATCATTTTTGATAGGTTGTATGAACACATTGGCCGCAACTCTAATTATTTTTAAGTATTCAGATAGGCTAATAAATCCAAAGGTGTATAGAATATCTGTCGTAATTTTATTTGTTGTTATGCTTCTTGGAATGTTATTTTCAGATAATATTTCTAGTCGTGTCGAGGACGGTTTATATAGAGATAGGGTTATATTTTCAAAACATACAAAGTATCAGCATATCGTAATGACTAAACACAAAGATGATTTAAGACTGTTTATAGACGGAAATATACAGTTTAGTTCAGCAGATGAATATAGATATCACGAGGCTCTTGTCCATGTTCCAATGTCTGAGGCAAAGAATAGAGATAATGTTCTTATTTTGGGTGGTGGCGATGGCCTTGCTGTTAGAGAAATTTTGAAATATAAAGAACCAAGTATTACCCTTGTTGATTTAGACAAAGATATGGTAAATCTTTGTAGGGAAAATAAGCAAATAAAAGAACTTAATAAAAATTCGTTAAACAGCAATAGGCTAACTATCGTTAATCAAGATGCTTATCAGTTTCTAAAAAATACAGATAAGAAATTTGACGTTATTATCGTCGATTTGCCAGATCCAAATAATGAGTCTTTAAATAAACTTTATACTAATGTTTTTTATAGACTTTGCAGCAATTCTCTTACAGATGATGGTATTATGACAGTTCAATCTACTAGTCCATATTATGCTGCTAATGCTTTTTGGTGTATTAATGATACTCTGGAAAGCGAAGGGTTTTATGTTAAGCCATACCATCTTCAGGTTCCATCTTTTGGAGATTGGGGATTTAATCTAGCTTCTAAGAAGAAGTTAGATGATAGTTTTGAGATAGATGTCGATACTAGGTTTTTGGATGAGAGTAATTTAGATGCGCTGTTTGAGTTTGGTAAGGATGAGATGCCTAAGGGTGAGGTTGAGATTAATTCTTTATCTAAACCTCGGTTGATAACATACTACTCTAAGGCAGTACGCAACTGGGAATAA
- the tpiA gene encoding triose-phosphate isomerase, with translation MRKPIIAGNWKMNKTIKEALEFAEAVKGKTCPDKAEAVICAPFTLLKDLKEAVVGTDIKIGAQNMHFEDNGAFTGEVAPAMLKEIGMDYVIIGHSERRQYFNETDETVNKKVLKALEVGIDPIVCCGETLEEREADKTKDVVKVQVEAALKDVAKEDLAKVVIAYEPIWAIGTGKTATSEQANDVIAYIREVVKGLYGELAEEVRIQYGGSVKPANVAEIMAQSDIDGALVGGASLKAEDFLALLNF, from the coding sequence ATGAGAAAACCTATAATAGCAGGAAACTGGAAAATGAATAAAACTATAAAAGAAGCTTTAGAATTCGCTGAAGCAGTTAAAGGAAAAACTTGCCCAGATAAAGCTGAAGCAGTTATATGTGCACCTTTCACATTATTAAAAGACCTTAAAGAAGCAGTAGTAGGTACTGATATAAAAATAGGTGCTCAGAACATGCACTTTGAAGATAACGGAGCTTTCACTGGAGAAGTTGCACCAGCAATGCTTAAAGAAATAGGTATGGACTATGTTATAATAGGACATTCTGAAAGAAGACAGTACTTCAACGAAACTGATGAAACAGTAAACAAAAAAGTATTAAAAGCTTTAGAAGTTGGTATAGATCCAATAGTTTGCTGTGGTGAAACATTAGAAGAAAGAGAAGCTGACAAAACTAAAGATGTAGTTAAAGTTCAGGTTGAAGCTGCTCTTAAAGATGTAGCTAAAGAAGATTTAGCAAAAGTTGTAATAGCTTACGAACCAATATGGGCTATAGGAACTGGAAAAACTGCAACTTCAGAACAGGCAAACGACGTAATAGCTTATATAAGAGAAGTTGTTAAAGGATTATACGGAGAATTAGCTGAAGAAGTTAGAATACAGTACGGTGGATCTGTTAAACCAGCAAATGTAGCTGAAATAATGGCACAGAGTGATATAGATGGTGCATTAGTTGGTGGAGCAAGCTTAAAAGCTGAAGATTTCCTTGCATTACTTAACTTCTAA
- a CDS encoding DUF4178 domain-containing protein: MEYNVGQFLKVDEVIYEVLGKIQFRNYSDNCTWFEYRLLERFGPGERWLSIDDKYREYSISWTAGELSLDGYHQVDKGIREVVSVSGDVDVVVGDSASFCEYEDRTEENIISVEQWDDIKEFSRGYYLDKNEICFANTSDASNFSTNSYNPSASSRNGKKRINPFFVIGIAMLLVFAIGFIGNMVGGKSIAKFLKKSNQFTYVTSITGNDGEKADVYESSLSKEDTVMTIIESVDGNVLDVEEDKTPGSESIAILTEDEYCMVYISVSNEVLVQISNRKYAYTSDKEPYHSSAHTHSYYRRYYYSAAYLGDARRYRRHHSPYENYNGERLDTDMFDQYDSYSDSIKRNSVNSRTSSGGGLSSGK, translated from the coding sequence GTGGAATATAATGTCGGTCAATTTTTAAAGGTAGATGAAGTAATCTACGAGGTTCTTGGAAAAATCCAGTTTAGAAATTATTCGGATAACTGTACCTGGTTTGAGTATAGACTTCTTGAAAGATTTGGACCTGGTGAGCGGTGGCTGAGTATAGATGATAAGTATAGAGAATACTCTATTTCTTGGACTGCTGGGGAACTTTCACTAGACGGGTATCATCAAGTAGATAAAGGAATACGGGAAGTTGTAAGTGTTTCTGGAGATGTAGATGTTGTCGTTGGTGATAGTGCATCATTTTGTGAATACGAGGATAGAACAGAAGAAAATATTATATCTGTTGAGCAATGGGACGATATAAAAGAATTTTCTAGAGGTTATTACCTAGATAAAAATGAAATCTGTTTTGCAAATACATCAGATGCAAGCAACTTTTCAACAAATTCATATAATCCCTCTGCTTCTTCTAGAAATGGTAAAAAGAGAATCAATCCTTTCTTTGTAATAGGAATAGCTATGCTACTTGTATTTGCTATAGGCTTTATAGGAAATATGGTTGGAGGAAAGTCTATTGCAAAATTCTTAAAAAAATCTAACCAATTCACTTATGTTACCTCAATTACAGGAAATGATGGAGAAAAGGCAGATGTGTACGAATCATCACTTTCTAAGGAAGATACAGTAATGACTATTATTGAATCTGTTGATGGCAATGTTTTAGATGTAGAAGAAGACAAAACTCCAGGAAGTGAAAGCATTGCAATCCTAACTGAAGATGAATACTGCATGGTATATATATCTGTATCAAATGAGGTTCTTGTACAGATTTCAAATAGAAAATACGCCTATACTTCAGATAAAGAACCTTATCACTCATCTGCACATACCCATAGTTATTACAGAAGATACTACTACTCTGCTGCATATTTAGGAGATGCTAGAAGGTACAGAAGACATCATTCTCCTTATGAAAACTACAATGGAGAAAGATTGGATACAGATATGTTTGATCAATACGATTCATACTCAGATAGTATAAAAAGAAACAGTGTAAACTCAAGAACATCTTCTGGTGGTGGATTGAGTAGCGGAAAATAA
- a CDS encoding sugar-binding transcriptional regulator produces MRKLIEIQKKLIPHAIELMERRYIILRQISVSQPIGRRTLSNRLGISERVARTETEFLKEQGLINVAVSGMTVTEEGEELLKKLKDVMVDIMGITNLQEQVREKLGIKKVVVVPRNCEDDETVLRDVAKEGSEYFLSVLKDGDKVAITGGTTMLEFADSVKTEKKFEDSLVVPARGSVGTEVETQSNSITARLGKNIHSDYELLHIPDELGEDAMRTLAQIPDIRRTLKHITETDILVFSVGRADVMAERRHLDENLKKEILDSNAVGEAFGYYFDKDGNVVHRLSTVGIDLDTYSKVKENILIFAGVEKVEAFMAISEINKNLVLITDELSAQKILEYK; encoded by the coding sequence ATGAGAAAGTTGATAGAGATACAGAAAAAGCTCATCCCACATGCGATAGAGCTTATGGAAAGAAGATATATAATACTCAGACAAATATCTGTTAGTCAGCCAATTGGAAGAAGAACTCTTTCAAATCGCTTAGGAATAAGTGAGAGGGTTGCAAGAACAGAGACAGAATTTTTAAAAGAGCAAGGTCTGATAAATGTAGCTGTATCAGGAATGACTGTAACAGAAGAAGGAGAAGAACTTCTTAAAAAATTAAAAGATGTTATGGTCGATATAATGGGTATAACAAACCTTCAGGAACAGGTTAGAGAAAAGCTTGGAATTAAGAAAGTTGTAGTTGTCCCAAGAAACTGTGAAGATGATGAAACAGTTTTAAGAGATGTAGCTAAGGAAGGTTCAGAGTACTTCTTAAGTGTATTAAAAGATGGAGATAAGGTAGCAATAACTGGTGGAACAACGATGCTAGAATTTGCGGATTCTGTGAAAACAGAAAAGAAATTCGAAGATTCATTAGTAGTTCCTGCTAGAGGAAGTGTTGGGACAGAGGTTGAAACTCAGTCAAACAGCATAACAGCTAGATTAGGAAAAAACATCCATTCAGATTATGAACTACTTCATATCCCAGATGAGCTTGGAGAAGATGCTATGAGAACTTTAGCACAGATTCCAGATATAAGAAGAACATTAAAGCATATAACAGAAACTGATATATTAGTTTTTAGTGTAGGAAGAGCTGATGTGATGGCAGAGAGAAGACATCTTGATGAAAATCTTAAAAAAGAGATTCTTGATAGCAATGCAGTCGGTGAAGCTTTTGGTTATTACTTCGATAAAGATGGAAATGTGGTACACAGACTTAGCACAGTAGGTATAGATCTTGATACCTACTCAAAAGTTAAAGAGAATATTTTGATATTCGCCGGAGTCGAAAAAGTAGAGGCTTTTATGGCAATATCTGAAATAAACAAGAACTTAGTTCTTATAACAGATGAGCTTAGTGCTCAGAAAATACTTGAATATAAATAA
- a CDS encoding DUF350 domain-containing protein has translation MAFLTEITNIAIYSILGIVFMMLGNFLLDLVVPCHFPTEIKKGNQAVGWLSAGSFIAIGLILRTAIMSPSAEAVSETLASGILNTSLYFVLGVAFLMLGYVVVSLFNKRYNLNEEIGNGNVAAGLMMFGIFIGLALVISGVIS, from the coding sequence ATGGCTTTTTTAACAGAAATCACTAATATTGCAATATATTCGATACTTGGAATAGTATTTATGATGCTTGGCAACTTCCTTTTAGATTTAGTAGTTCCTTGTCATTTTCCTACAGAAATTAAAAAGGGAAATCAAGCTGTTGGCTGGCTTAGCGCTGGTTCATTTATAGCTATAGGTCTTATTCTTCGCACAGCAATTATGTCACCATCTGCAGAAGCTGTCAGCGAAACTTTAGCATCTGGCATATTAAATACTTCTCTTTACTTTGTTTTAGGTGTAGCATTTTTAATGCTAGGATATGTAGTTGTTAGTCTATTTAATAAACGCTACAACCTAAACGAAGAAATTGGAAACGGAAATGTAGCTGCAGGTCTTATGATGTTCGGTATCTTTATCGGACTTGCACTAGTAATCAGCGGTGTTATCAGTTAA
- a CDS encoding IS3 family transposase, which translates to MSKKQFSKEETLELSKNPFVKNVSCKSITYTNEFKIHFITEYNKGKNPTQIFKEAGFDTNIIGAKRIKCASERWRKSYKENGILGLDDSRVNNSGRPRKRKLTDKEIIDKKDAEIAYLKAELELVKKLDFEERQVMNNKLPSVKIFKLINDVINKYCLKKMIKHLCIVAGVSRSGFYNYLKNKNVISKQEEKDLEAKEIILKAYKFRGYKKGSRSIKMILKSKFNIIFNRKKIQRIMKKYGIKCPIRESNPAKRMGKARKEHHTVPNKLNREFKQGIPGKVLLTDITYMPYGNGKTAYLSTVKDSSTNEILSYHLSKNLKMDIVISTINNLMLSNSDKLHKDAFIHSDQGVHYTSTIFQNLLKKYNLGQSMSRKGNCWDNAPQESFFGHMKDEIDYKSCNTFEELKSLIDDYMDYYNNDRCQWNLKQLTPIQYRSQLLAA; encoded by the coding sequence ATGAGTAAAAAACAATTTAGTAAAGAAGAAACATTAGAGCTATCAAAAAATCCATTTGTAAAGAATGTAAGCTGTAAATCAATAACATATACAAATGAATTTAAAATACATTTCATAACAGAATACAATAAGGGAAAAAATCCAACACAGATATTTAAAGAAGCAGGTTTTGACACTAACATCATAGGTGCAAAACGTATTAAATGCGCTAGCGAGCGATGGAGAAAGTCATATAAAGAAAATGGTATTTTGGGACTAGATGATTCTAGAGTTAATAATTCTGGAAGACCAAGAAAAAGAAAATTAACAGATAAAGAGATAATAGATAAGAAGGATGCTGAAATAGCATATCTTAAAGCAGAGCTAGAACTAGTAAAAAAGCTAGACTTCGAAGAAAGGCAGGTGATGAATAATAAGCTACCTTCGGTGAAAATATTCAAATTAATTAATGATGTAATAAATAAATATTGTTTAAAAAAAATGATAAAACATCTATGTATTGTTGCAGGAGTATCTAGATCTGGATTTTATAACTATTTAAAAAACAAGAATGTAATAAGCAAACAAGAAGAAAAGGATTTAGAAGCAAAAGAAATAATTCTTAAAGCATATAAGTTCAGAGGATACAAAAAAGGTTCTCGTTCAATAAAAATGATTTTAAAAAGTAAATTTAATATAATATTTAACAGAAAAAAAATTCAAAGAATAATGAAAAAATATGGAATTAAATGTCCTATTCGCGAGTCAAATCCAGCTAAACGTATGGGAAAAGCAAGAAAAGAACATCACACAGTTCCTAATAAATTGAATAGAGAATTTAAACAAGGTATACCAGGAAAAGTACTTTTAACTGATATTACGTATATGCCGTACGGCAATGGGAAAACAGCATATTTATCAACTGTAAAAGATTCTTCTACGAATGAAATTTTATCGTATCATTTATCGAAGAATTTAAAAATGGATATTGTTATTTCAACTATTAACAATCTCATGTTATCAAATTCAGACAAATTACATAAAGATGCATTTATTCATTCTGATCAAGGAGTTCATTATACAAGTACTATTTTTCAGAACTTGTTAAAAAAATATAATTTAGGTCAATCTATGTCTAGAAAAGGTAATTGTTGGGACAATGCTCCGCAGGAGTCATTCTTTGGTCATATGAAAGATGAAATAGATTATAAAAGTTGCAATACATTTGAAGAGTTAAAAAGTTTAATAGATGATTATATGGATTATTATAATAATGATCGTTGTCAGTGGAATTTAAAACAGCTGACTCCTATTCAATATAGAAGTCAGCTGCTTGCTGCTTAA
- the speD gene encoding adenosylmethionine decarboxylase: protein MAYQLFLDLYDCNKNKIDDLELVTEIAHKAISDIGAYIVEECSHKFSPIGITYIAVISTSHFSIHTWPEYGYAAIDIFSCDKKIPDSIGEFLKNAFEAKSIKQNRFNRDIKGGA from the coding sequence ATGGCGTATCAATTATTTTTAGATTTGTACGATTGTAATAAAAATAAGATAGATGATTTAGAGCTTGTCACAGAAATTGCACATAAGGCTATTTCTGATATAGGGGCATATATAGTAGAAGAATGTAGCCATAAATTTTCCCCAATAGGAATAACTTACATCGCAGTTATTTCTACCTCACACTTTTCAATTCACACTTGGCCAGAGTATGGATATGCTGCGATAGATATTTTTTCTTGTGATAAAAAAATTCCCGATTCTATTGGAGAATTTCTAAAAAATGCTTTTGAGGCGAAATCAATTAAACAAAATAGATTTAATAGAGATATTAAAGGAGGTGCATAA
- a CDS encoding RNA polymerase factor sigma-54, translated as MNFKNTLELNQSQKLILTTQLKQSLAILNMSRLEVEEEIRKESESNPLLEAEKNEEGIDWEKYIKHMESINIRQDKNDAPYSSENAVDFENMIRSTSNLYDYLIDELKYFKLTFEEKRICKYIIDSLDEDGYLRINDKEIYDALRVDASLFRRCLDIVQQLDPPGIGARNISECLILQLERMGISNNIVENIIMNDLELIGRNKLKDIAKKYKISIEKCKEAIEIIRHLDPKPGRACSNDKCVYVQPDVIVDKIDGKYIVHTNEKDVYNIKINDFYRNMMTDKDSDKEAKEFIKDRLNSKMVPMSRTYIKKS; from the coding sequence ATGAATTTCAAAAATACTTTGGAGTTAAATCAGTCTCAAAAGCTGATTTTAACTACACAGCTAAAGCAATCTCTCGCAATCCTTAATATGAGTAGACTAGAAGTAGAAGAAGAAATCAGAAAGGAGTCTGAGAGTAATCCGCTTTTAGAAGCTGAAAAAAATGAAGAAGGAATAGATTGGGAAAAATATATAAAGCATATGGAGTCTATCAATATTAGACAGGACAAAAATGATGCACCGTACAGTTCTGAGAATGCTGTCGATTTTGAAAATATGATAAGAAGTACCAGTAATCTATATGATTATTTAATAGATGAGTTAAAATACTTTAAGCTTACATTTGAGGAAAAAAGAATTTGTAAATATATAATAGATAGTTTGGATGAGGACGGATACCTTAGAATAAACGATAAGGAAATTTACGACGCGTTGAGAGTAGATGCTAGTCTTTTTAGAAGATGTTTGGATATAGTTCAGCAGCTAGATCCACCAGGAATAGGAGCGAGAAATATTTCTGAGTGCTTAATACTTCAGCTTGAGAGAATGGGGATTTCAAATAATATAGTTGAAAATATAATTATGAATGACTTGGAGCTTATTGGAAGAAATAAGCTGAAAGATATAGCTAAGAAGTATAAGATAAGTATAGAGAAATGTAAGGAAGCTATTGAAATTATAAGACACCTAGATCCTAAGCCAGGAAGAGCTTGTTCAAATGATAAGTGTGTTTATGTACAGCCTGATGTTATTGTAGATAAGATTGATGGGAAATACATTGTACATACAAATGAAAAGGATGTATACAATATAAAGATAAATGATTTTTATCGGAATATGATGACAGATAAGGATTCTGACAAAGAAGCTAAGGAATTTATAAAGGATAGGCTAAATTCTAAAATGGTCCCTATGTCAAGGACATATATAAAAAAGTCTTAA